The segment CAGCAAAGACCTCCCGTACCTCGCCCACATCTCCCTTCCCGCTTCCCGCGATTCCCTATGCGTCATCGGCTCCTCCCGCCAAATACCCCACCAAAACTCATTTCCTTGCTCAGGTGAAGGTGGTCTTCTCGCACCGCTTACGAAAGGAGCCCTATGTTCCAGAAGGCACTACAGATAGCTAGACAGTTTACTTGGCCAGTGATCGTTTCACAGAGGCGAGAGAGTGGAAAATTGTCGAGCCAGATGGCGACCCACACAATCCTCAATGAGCATGGATGGACCTTGACGGCGTACCATGTGGTGAAAGCGATGGAGAATCTGAGCGCGGAAGTGAAGCTCAGCAGTGGGAGACGAGGGTCGAATAGGGCTGCGCGTCGAAGGCATGATGTTGGTCGAGTCACTGATTGGGCTTCTTGGTGGGGTGAAGACAATTGGACGTTGACAGACATCCACTACGACGAGGAGGCCGACTTAGCAGTGGGACGCCTTTATCCGTTCGATCCGAAACGTGTGGCGGGCTATCCGGTCTTCAAGAAGCCCGATGCAAATTTTGTTCCAGGCGTACAACTTTGCAAACTCGGCTTCCCCTTCTTTGGTGTAGTTCCCCGGTTTGATCCAGCAACGAGGTCTTTCTCGATGCCAGCGGGAACTCTGCCGGTTCCCTTGTTTCCGGTTGAAGGGATGTTCATCCGTACCCAAGTTGTGCGGTTCGAGAATGGCCGAAAGATCCCGTTCGTTGAGACATCCTCTCCCGGCCTACCAGGGCAAAGCGGTGGCCCCACCTTCGACGAAGAAGGACGAGTGTGGGCGATGCAGTCTCGGACTACACACTACCCTCTTGATTTCGGAAATTCCCACCTGGTTGAAAATTTCAACACGGGAGTTGGTCTTCACGCCAAGACTATA is part of the Deltaproteobacteria bacterium genome and harbors:
- a CDS encoding serine protease; protein product: MFQKALQIARQFTWPVIVSQRRESGKLSSQMATHTILNEHGWTLTAYHVVKAMENLSAEVKLSSGRRGSNRAARRRHDVGRVTDWASWWGEDNWTLTDIHYDEEADLAVGRLYPFDPKRVAGYPVFKKPDANFVPGVQLCKLGFPFFGVVPRFDPATRSFSMPAGTLPVPLFPVEGMFIRTQVVRFENGRKIPFVETSSPGLPGQSGGPTFDEEGRVWAMQSRTTHYPLDFGNSHLVENFNTGVGLHAKTILECLEKWGIAFQAE